From a region of the Hypanus sabinus isolate sHypSab1 unplaced genomic scaffold, sHypSab1.hap1 scaffold_43, whole genome shotgun sequence genome:
- the LOC132388867 gene encoding erythroblast NAD(P)(+)--arginine ADP-ribosyltransferase-like has translation MMENSAAYVYSQSDESDMLAIEYLATERRFNKTLDYAWTKAVNNRKNDPRLSKVPVPPGLKEEHVLAIIAYTLETELYRQLNAALRLFGANDWVYAKEFPFKSFQYLLSVALERLREDLGKPPQPTYRRMTIRSIGKVGDRIKFGSFVSSSRSKEHDEFGKETIFTISSQYGAQIQNYSAIPNEEEVLIPPYEAFIITSYEQRPDGVNISVQTDGKAGIPVRVERGSKDEMIVLRCEETAISPIAWLSILALLVHISL, from the coding sequence ATGATGGAGAACTCTGCCGCTTATGTCTACAGCCAGAGCGACGAGTCCGACATGTTGGCCATCGAATATCTCGCAACGGAGCGCAGATTTAATAAAACGCTTGACTACGCATGGACGAAGGCAGTTAATAACCGAAAAAATGACCCGCGGCTGAGCAAAGTCCCAGTGCCCCCGGGGCTCAAAGAAGAACACGTGTTGGCCATAATTGCCTATACGCTTGAGACTGAATTGTATAGACAGTTAAACGCGGCACTGAGGTTGTTCGGGGCCAACGACTGGGTGTACGCGAAGGAATTTCCCTTCAAAAGTTTCCAGTACCTTCTATCCGTTGCCCtcgagagactgagagaggactTGGGTAAACCACCCCAGCCGACATACAGAAGAATGACAATAAGGTCCATTGGTAAGGTGGGAGATAGAATAAAATTTGGCAGTTTTGTTTCGTCCTCTCGCAGCAAAGAGCACGATGAATTTGGCAAGGAAACAATATTTACAATTTCCTCTCAGTACGGTGCCCAGATACAAAATTACTCGGCTATCCCCAATGAGGAAGAGGTTCTGATTCCGCCATATGAAGCGTTTATAATCACGAGTTACGAACAGCGTCCCGACGGTGTTAATATTTCTGTTCAAACGGACGGGAAGGCTGGGATCCCGGTGAGGGTGGAGAGGGGCAGTAAAGACGAGATGATTGTGCTGCGGTGTGAGGAGACCGCCATTTCCCCAATAGCGTGGCTGTCCATCCTGGCGCTGTTGGTTCACATTTCGCTGTAA